ACATGaacttcaaaatttttcaaatggatgtgagaagtgtttttttttttttaaatggttttatagaAAAGAGAAGTTTATGCATGTCAACTTCCTATTTTGAATATCATACCTACCCAAAGCATGTGTATATGGCTTAAAACAAGATCCTAAGGCTTGGTATGACTAGTTAAGCAACCTTCTAATGTCAAAGGGTTTGACTAGAGGAAAATTTAACAAAACTTTGTTTATGAAATCTAAAAGGAATCAATTACTTATTGTTCAAacatatgttgatgatattatttttggtgttCTTGATCTTATTTCCTTGGTATACAAATCAAAAATGTCCTGAAAGACTTTACATTAGTCAAACTGAATATGCAAATGAGCTTGCAAGGAAATTTGAAACTAAAAATTGCAAAGCTTTTTCTACAACCGTGAGTACTTTAATTAAATTGGATTCAATAAAAGAGGACAAAAAAATAAGTAGATCATAAGTTATACAAAAGGATCATTAGATCTTTATTATATTTGATTGGTAGTAAAAGTAATATTATGCTTAGTGCATAGTTATATGCTAGGTATCAATCTGATCCTAGAGAATACCACTTAATTGTTGAGAAAAGAATGTGAAGATATATTCTTGACACTGTTGATCTTGGATTATTTATCATAAATTGTCTGAACTTAAATTGTTTGGTTTTTTTATACTAACTTCGCAGGAtctaaaatatatagaaaaagtactagttgAACTTGTCAATTCTTCTGGTTAATTGGTCTTGTAGAAAACTCTCAGTGGTACTTAAAACAATTGAAAGTGAATATAGTtataggtagttgttgtgcacataTTCTATGGATGATTAACCAACTAAAAGATTATAAAGTAAATTATAAAAATGTTCCAATTTTATGAACTAATCTCAGTACTAACTGTTTACTTAAAAATCCAAGCAATCACTCCCGACGTCATCGTTAGTGAGTCAGCAGAGACAACACTGGAACAGTATTTCTAACGCCTGTGTATACCTCACATGTTACACATGTTGTTGCCCTAAACCACTTGGACCGGTCAACAGATCTGGACCAACCAATTGACTGGTCCGtctattttatattattatttacttatttttaaaaaatattttattttttaaaaataattttaaaatgactttttttaatttcttaaagtTATGAAAAAATAGGAAGCGgccaaaaattttcttttttattttagaattgttttcttaagttattttatttattatttacttttatttttcttgtactTTGGTTGTTTCTAATTAAAAAATGTTTTCTatgggttttttttatttaactttcTATTTGGTTATTTTAAGGAACTTTTTTTTTAACATCTAAGGATTTTTAGGTTGGTTTTTATTCTTCTtaaaagttttttatttttttttattttttgtattttttaaccTTTATAAATggttaaaaaacataaaaattacaaacaaaaaaaactcttgaaaaataccaaaaaaattcaagaagttttttttttttcttttagttttcaGTATTGTAAGTTGGCATGCACCATGATTTAAGTATGAGTCGAAGAATGTAAATTACCGAACCTCAACAACACCCAATACTTTGTTTTGTGTTATAAATATcgtattataaataaatatttttctgatATTTTTTTAAGATGATTTGCCTTTTTTGCTATTGATGTGTTTTGAATTTGTAAGTAAGACAAGAAATGTTGTGACATTTTTTAAGATAAGATTGTAATTCTTCCCAAATGATCCAAATATTTGCTCCATCATATCAATTGAactaattcaaatttttaaaaatgatttggtCATTGTTACTTACGTCTACTCGCAGTCGATTTCTTATATTTTTCCTCTCTTCGATATTAGCTTGCCCCCACAGCGTAGTGCAAGGATGAGACTAATTTTATAAGGCGCTACCTTCTCAATATCTCAAATTTGGTTGTAGCAACACTTGCACCAATATATTATTATAGAAATTATAGAGCTGACCACAGCTCTGGAAACAAATATGTGACCTCGCACAACCACCACCACAGCTCACAACAACGATACAGTAAAAGgaaattttttccaagatttaCAGGtgtcacaatatatgaaatttttgtTAGATATATGAACTACTAGTTCAAATGACAACAATATCCCAATGCATAGAGGCTTCCTTTTCATTGGGTCAAATGAATTGGAATGTGCCTGCACAACATAAATCATCCAACTGTAGAACTTGAAGAAGAAAGTTACTAGCGATTAGTAACCACTTGGTCCAGCACCTAGTCTCTTCCCCATCCAGGCTATGATATCCTGTGCGATTTCTTCTCGCTCTGGCTCAAACAGAAGGTCGTGAAGAAAACCATCGTAAAGCCTTATGTCTTTGAACTCCGATGCTGCCTCGTTGTACAAATCCTGCGAGGCAAACGGATCTGTGACTCTATCAGCAGTTCCATGAAGGACAAAGAATGGGACTGTCACGGCCTTAAAGTTCCGCATCAAGTAAGAGGAGATGCGCAATATTTCATGGCCTGTTCGGACCCTTATTGGTCCAGTGTAGACCAATGGGTCAGAATATTTGGCCAGCAGTGCAGCAGGATCCCTTGATACTGGAATGCCCCTTTTGTTGGCACCTTTGAACTGGAATGTGGGAACAACTAGAGAGAATAGAGGAGCAACAGCCTGCATTAAGACATTAGAGAAGAGTATTCATCACATGTACTAAATTAGATTCATCTTATCAATTTAATATCTTGGGAAAGTTGAGAGGGCAGGAAGGAGAGaggtcatagttaaaattttgaatagatCCAACCAAAAATTTCCCCCAACTCATTCCCTTGTTTCCAAGATTCCATCTGCCAGGAAATCCTGTTCCATTTATAGGCCTCAATTCAACAGACCTCATAATCCAAAAGGTAACTACCAGAAAATCCTGCCAGGTTGGGGGAGGGGAGAGGAAGGAAACCTTTCACAGCATGGTTGTGGTCTTCTGAAGTGGCAATTCTAACTTTAATACAACCTTATTTAAACTGAACAATGTCGCAGATGATCATTCAGAACTACCATCTGTAACAGCCTCAATTCCATGCATCAAGTGCAGTAAGTGAGCCAAATAACATCTTACCCTAACGATTGGATGTGCTGGCTTAACACGCAAAGCTGGTGACGTCAGTACAATTCCCTCCAACATTTGTTCAATATAAGGATCGGAAGCTGCCTGCAGAAAAGGGtagattttcaattaaaaaatagtCGCCAAAGACCTTCAAGGTCAGACAAACTTCAAAATCGTTTGGTGCAATACCTTTAAAACCACAGCTCCTCCAGTTGAGTGACCAAAAAGGAAGCATGGAATACCAGGGTTTTCAGATTTAATCTTTTCCAAGAAAGCCCCCTGTCATAGATAAGATGCAAAACTTCTCAATTCATACCACTGCTGCTAAAAGGTGGATAAAATTACCAAGCACATAGCAAGGCCCTTCGGATAAAAGATAAACAGTGAAAGTGGCAAGACGGACAAGGAATATAAAAGCTCATAATTAAAACTGAACTTACAGTGTCTGCAACAACATGATCAAGTGAAGGTACATATCCATGCAGGCCATCACTCCCACCATGACctaagaagagaaagaaaaatttattcaatgCAAAAAAGTCCAAGATGCGACACCATTTCAAAGGGAGAAAGGATTTATTATCAAGGATAAGAAATCTAAAGCATTCGTCATCATTATCATCAATCCATAATCATTATCATCCAAACTCCTATCAATCTTAGGGCCAGCTATTTTGGGTGCTGATCCCATTCTTCAATCCAAAAAGCATGCATATTATcgaataaatttcattttttatagcaaaataaaattaatataatggGAAAAGAATTTATTATCAAATAAATTTCACGTCTCAACCATAAAGGCATGTAGGCTGTAGGATCTTTTATTTTAGTTATAAACAAGAGAGATATAGGAACTACTACCAACCAGAAATTATAGCAATATTATTGGTGGCATATCAAACTAAAAGACTACAATATATGCAGTCCACTGCCAAAGACAGAACTGTACTTAATACCACTGCAACAAATAATGATGAACTCAGAGAATGTGTTAGTCTAAATAATGCTTTTTTTTTGGGTGTTCTCGGGGTGGGTGGTGGTTGCGGGGGATGCCAATGGAATCATTCAATTCCCTTTCATTCTTCATGCCAAATACACACCAAAGCAAAAGTGAATTTGCCCCCAATAAGCAATTATATCACATTTCAAACGCACAGTAACAAGTATGAAATATGGTTACCTAAGAGAAATTATAAAAACGCATCATTGCAAACAATTATATTCCAAATCAGTGTGAAACCTAGGCTCCAATAATTCCCTATTTAGAAACCTACAATTGCCAACAAATTAGCATGCTCAACATCATTCTTTTGaagataataatagtaagaaaaCACAAATACCAAGAAACAAATACATGGAATAGCTACCTATCCAATCCATTGCATAGACCCCAAAGTTGCATGAGGTTAGTTGCCTTGCAAAATGAGCATATCTTCCACTGGAAACAAACAAGAAGGAAAACTCATTAAAATTATTCAATAGTTAATATAAAGTATAAAAATATAAGCTTTGCAGAAACCCTAGTATAAATTATGCAATATTGAGTTATGATCGCTCACTCCACGAAAGATGAAAGCATAAAATTGTCAGCTATATTCTGAAATGAGGAGTTCAGCTTTGGTCACTGTAGAATTACCTGTGTTCGTTTAGCCCATGAATGATGATCAATATTCCCCTGAAATAGAAAAGATGGCCTTTCATAAGAAGCtcataaagtaataataaaaatgcaaatgaaaaaaaaaaaaatgtgaaactGTACATGCTAAAGATGTGTGGAATGAAAACCACAAAAAATCAGAGAGCCAAGCAGCACCACGGCCCCATAATCCCTTCTTCTACAGTAAATCCTGGTGTGCCAGAATTTTATTAGAAGAAATAATACATTATGCTGCAAGGCAAGTTAAAACATGCACGAATAATGGGAACCATACATGTACAAACAAGCTCAAAGAAAGAAGATCAAGCAAGAAACTTCAAGTCTTCAACCTTGAGTTTGATGACACTATAAAGATAACCCAATATTAGTTGGCCATCATGGAGCTGGATTTTATGCAAGTTTTTTTAGACGAGCAATGGTCAAAAACAGTATGTAACTTTAGATTAATAAATTGTTGAAGGATTTCAAAAGGCTGCAGGGTGAACCTATCAgccaaacaaaaaataattttccattttcattaataaaaagaaaaaaagaaagataacAATAAGAATGCCAGTGGCAAGCCTAATTCCCATGACTCATGTTGCAATCCATCTTTCAGTCTCTCTGACCATTGCACCTTTGTTTAATGCCAGAGCAAGCAGCTCATGTAGATAGTCTTTACAGAAGAATCAGCTGCGAAATTATAACACCCGTTCACAGCTGATAATTCTCACTTCTTCATCCTATGAGAAAAACCTTATCATGCTTCAACATTATTGCCTCGCTCCAAATCTCCAATACCTTTTGGCCAATTACCCTCAATTCCAAATCCTCTCTATTCTTTTCTGGAAGAACCAAATTCTAATTCATTTAAGTGATGCTTGAATTTATAACTCAACCACCTCTTAGAAATAACTCTAGATTTTTTCAAACCTCTAAGCCACTGAACTGTAAATATTAAATATAGACATGAAATAGACAACAAGAATTGACAAAACACTCTTTCAATTTTATATCACGcactttaaaatataaataaccTTAGATTACCATTCAAAAGCCATTTATAATAACAGTCTTTATCAAGTTAAAGAAAGCAAATAAAACCCCATTCCAAACATGATGAGAGAATTGAGGGTAGAAGAAAAGACTATCAGACCGCAGCAGAACGACTCAGATCAAACAATTCAGCAAGGAGGAGGTTAAAACTCAGAACCCTGAACAAAAATTAGCAAAAGATGCCAAAACTTAACAAATTTTTAACTCAAAAAACAAAATCAGAATCTTAGAAAGCATCGCAGTTGAAAAGTATCACGCATTTTCTAACCATATCATTTGGTTCCCGAGAAAGCGCACCCTGCACATAGCAATCCGTTCCTCCAAAAATTGAATGCCCAAATTATTTGGCATCTCTGAGGTCAGTTCTCCACAACATCAAGCACTAGGCGCCTAAGtctcatttcattttctttcttcattttccaACTAAACAAGCATAAAGCGAGTAAAAGATCGACTTTAAGCAATTAACTGTCCAAACTTTTATGAATGGTATAATAGGAGTTCATTAAAATTATACCAGCAGTAGTATAGAGAGAAATTCAAAAAACGAACTGAGAGAAATGGAAGAAATGATAGGCTTTTATTTAGAAGGGAAAAAATATCGTTCGGATCCGATAATCATCTATCGAaaacctttaaattcccaaaaaaaCTAAACCTCTCTTGAACACCacgcacaaacacacacacacacacacacacacacagattaATCAAATTCATGACGTTACTTTCTCGCAAACAAAATGCAGAACAGGCATTCCTAGTGATCAATTAGCAAGTATCAGAATTCATTCACCAGTCAAAACCCTAACGAACCGCAAGCCAAAAGACTCAAAACTAAACcacataaaatacaaaaaagttaaaaaaacaaaaacattttcAGATTCAGATGAGAACCTTACTTTATCTCATCACCAGCCGGAAACCACGACCGGCAAAACAAAGCGTTCCGTAGAACTCCGAAGAACAAGGACGTGCTCCACCGACACACGGTGGTCCCGTCTTCGGTCGTCTCGGTCACCATCTCAAGACCCTCGGCGAGGGCTCTCCTTCGCAGCGTGTCCTCTTCGTATCTCCGGGAGACGAACCTCCGCCTTGAAGGCTTCACCGACGCCGACGTCGGTGAGGGTGGCGGCGGAGGAGGGGAGAAGCGGTGGCGAGGACGAATAAGGAGGAGGAACCAGAGGAGAATCGAGTGGAGGAAGACCAGAGCTCGCTGAAGCGACTGCCACGACACAACGGAGCGCCGCAGGTTCTTGAAGACTGGGATTATCCGGCTGCTAGCGCCGGAGGTCAGCTGCTCTTCTACGTGCACCGCGTCCATCGCCGGCCAACGAcaacgggagagagagagagagagaaggcgtAGAATGGAAAAGAATGCGCGTGAGCTGGAATTTTATACTGATGACTAAAAGACAGACAAGGAAAGCAATATTAGAGACTCTTTCGGAGAGGGGGCGGGTTCGTCTACAACCAAACTACATAATAACTTTTTTGTGGAGCCCACATTTTGTCATGTTCggtatttaataataattattattttctacTTTTTCCACGTCAAACATTAATTTAATTCTTGGCCTTGCTTTGcattaaagaataaataaaattaatgccGAAGAAGATCTATTCAGGAGTCGCGACTTTTATAATTGAAACGATggtatttttcaaaattgatcACGTAAATCAGGAAATCATGTGGCTGTTGTCAAAAGTCAAAGAGGCGTTGTAATGGTGCACGCGAGTGTGAGTGTATGTGATTAgagcttttattttctttagttttttttaaaaattttgacctTGTAATAGTTAAGAGgcagataatttttaaaattgtgatTCGTTAAAACTGGAGCCGGCTTGGCGTTGTTCACACACGTAAATAACCGTCTCAAATATTTACTTCAAGTAATTTTACTAATTACAGTGTACAGAGCTTTCACCCactttatataattttaaattttaatttgaataagTAAATAgtcaataaaattatattagtttATTCTAGAcacattattttataaaaatttagacaaaatatattatttaattatattaaaatggAAGAATGTGTAGATTTAGATTTAGATAAACttaaacaaatttcaatataattttgtctGTCATTAAAATGacaaattcaatataaatccAAACCTAAGGCTTCTCTAAGCATAAAGTTAttcttatttaaatttatacaagttaaattttgaaatttaaaatctctACCCTCTAATAAAAGATTAAGTTACAAGATGTCTAGTGCTTGTATTTAATATTATGTTTGTTTTCTTAAAAAAACGCATTTATTTATGTCGATATTTACTTGTTTTGTTGTTAGTCtgaattatttgtgaaaaaattgaaatctcaattttaatttttagttgttttaaTAATCTCTCGTCAAAATAGTCTAATATTCAAAATAAACTTTGTAggttaaataatttattttacataaaatttaaaaaaattaaaaggggaAAATACTTCTTACTAGTTGTTTGGTTAGTCGAACCGTACGAAATCCCACCACGAGATTTGAGATTCCCTCTTCATGGTatgaattcaaaatataataaaataaatatacattaaacttttttaaaataaaaaataataaaaatcaatgaCTAAATATGTTAACCattttttcaattatcatgtaaATAAGGTTGTtcttttaaattgagtttttaaatattattattaagttaaattattataataaattttcttatagaattttaaatttatattcttttattaatttaatcatatttttaattgtaatTTCTTTCAAGAATAAAAATGACTActtgtttaatcaagtttttaaaattaaataggtTGTTAGTTTCAAATTTTTAGCTTCACCAGTGGAAACACATGCCT
This genomic stretch from Malania oleifera isolate guangnan ecotype guangnan chromosome 3, ASM2987363v1, whole genome shotgun sequence harbors:
- the LOC131150883 gene encoding uncharacterized protein LOC131150883: MDAVHVEEQLTSGASSRIIPVFKNLRRSVVSWQSLQRALVFLHSILLWFLLLIRPRHRFSPPPPPPSPTSASVKPSRRRFVSRRYEEDTLRRRALAEGLEMVTETTEDGTTVCRWSTSLFFGVLRNALFCRSWFPAGDEIKGILIIIHGLNEHSGRYAHFARQLTSCNFGVYAMDWIGHGGSDGLHGYVPSLDHVVADTGAFLEKIKSENPGIPCFLFGHSTGGAVVLKAASDPYIEQMLEGIVLTSPALRVKPAHPIVRAVAPLFSLVVPTFQFKGANKRGIPVSRDPAALLAKYSDPLVYTGPIRVRTGHEILRISSYLMRNFKAVTVPFFVLHGTADRVTDPFASQDLYNEAASEFKDIRLYDGFLHDLLFEPEREEIAQDIIAWMGKRLGAGPSGY